In Palaemon carinicauda isolate YSFRI2023 chromosome 21, ASM3689809v2, whole genome shotgun sequence, the following proteins share a genomic window:
- the LOC137614796 gene encoding KRAB-A domain-containing protein 2-like — translation MQCCQMFISFCIERQKKKRRVHKGLVVKPVRSETIFSRCQIDLINFQILPDGEFKYILTFINHFSKFCVLRPLTSKRAEGVANTLLRILFTFGAPVILHSDNGREFVNAVISELSMLWPELKLVTGRPRHPQSQGAVERLNGVNQDKLKIWMHENKSSRWSVGVHFVQWQINISEHETIKASPFKVMFGIEPKVALASTVIPPNMLGNIRTEEYLDTILQNEELYAEEELYAEEELYAEEELYAEEELYGEEAPQFAEARQLAAAGQEKTALRMTRRAKHH, via the exons ATGCAGTGCTGCCAGATGTTTATAAGTTTTTGCATTGAGCGTCAAAAGAAAAAACGTAGAGTACATAAAGGTCTGGTGGTGAAGCCTGTTAGAAGCGAGACTATTTTTTCTCGATGCCAAATTGACTTGATCAATTTTCAAATATTACCTGATGGGGAATTTAAATATATTCTGACCTTCATCAACCATTTCAGCAAGTTTTGTGTGCTGCGGCCCCTTACATCAAAACGAGCTGAGGGGGTTGCTAACACGCTTCTCAGAATACTTTTTACCTTTGGCGCTCCTGTTATCCTGCACTCGGATAACGGGAGAGAGTTTGTGAATGCCGTTATATCAGAGTTGTCTATGCTCTGGCCTGAACTTAAACTTGTCACTGGTCGGCCGCGCCACCCACAAAGCCAAGGTGCAGTTGAAAGATTGAATGGAGTCAATCAAGACAAATTAAAAATTTGGATGCACGAAAACAAGTCCAGCAGGTGGAGCGTTGGGGTCCACTTTGTCCAGTGGCAAATAAACATTTCTGAACATGAAACCATAAAAGCAAGTCCGTTTAAGGTCATGTTCGGGATCGAACCCAAGGTAGCCCTAGCATCCACTGTTATTCCACCTAATATGCTCGGCAATATAAGAACTGAAGAATACTTAGACACCATCCTCCAAAATGAA GAACTATATGCAGAAGAGGAACTATATGCAGAAGAGGAACTATATGCAGAAGAGGAACTATATGCAGAAGAGGAACTATATGGAGAAGAGGCGCCGCAATTCGCTGAAGCTCGGCAACTGGCTGCAGCCGGCCAAGAAAAAACCGCACTTAGAATGACAAGGAGAGCGAAACACCACTAA